DNA sequence from the bacterium genome:
CCCAATCCGTTATTAGTGATTCACACGCTCGATAGCGGGCCGGGTTCTTTGAGAGAAGCCATAAATTATGCGAATGGCAACTCAGGGCCGGATACCATTCGTTTTGCTATTCCGGCGCAGTCAACCATCAATATCAGCGGTGCACTTCCTGCATTGACCGACTCGTATACTGTAATTGACGGACATACTGATCTAGATAATATCCCGGATATTCAAATAGCCGGTGCGGCCGGCGTCGATGGTTTGATTATCAATTCATCCCACAACGTTATTACAGGTTTGATTTGGAGCGGGTTTGAGTTTTTTAATCCGATTCAGGGAATCGCTATCACTATTTCGAGTATTAATGCCCATCATAATCGAATTATCGGCAATTACATCGGAACGGACATCGCCGGAGTTGCGGCTTACGCAAACCGGCAAGGTGTTTTTATAGACAACGGTGCGCATCACAATGTTATCGGAGACGGTACGATTTCAGGCCGGAATGTTATTTCCGGTAATGTCTTTTATGGAATTGTGATGAGCGGCATTGGAACGGATTCCAATGTTGTTTTAGGAAATTTTATTGGAACCGATGCGACCGGTATAAGCTCGCTTGGAAACAGCGAAGGAATTTTTATTTTATTCGGTCCTCAGGGAAACCAAATTGGTAATGGAACGCTTTCCGGCAGGAATTTAATTTCAGGCAATGTCAGCACAGGTATTCACATCGAAGAAGCAAGCAATAATCATGTATTGGGTAATTTTATCGGTTTGAATCTTAACGGCGATCCTTTGGGAAATTATGTTGGAATTGGCCTTTATTCGGGAGCAAAAAATAATCGCGTCGGCGATGGCACGGCCGGCGGCCGCAATATTATTAGCAATAATTCATGGGAAGGTGTTGCGATCAGTTCATCAGGCAGTTCATCTGATGGCAATTTAATCCTCGGCAATTTTATCGGAACGGATACTCTGGGAACCTCCGCAATGCCGAATAATGGTAATGCCGTTTCTATAACCGGCGGCGATGGAGGGACAGCTCACTATAATTTTGTTGGCGATGGCACCGTCAGCGGGCGTAATATTATTTCAGGTAATGCCGGACGTGGAATCGAAATTAATACGGATAGTAATACTGTGTTTGGAAATTATATAGGCGTTGACGTAACCGGCAATAGCGCCATGGGAAACACAGGGCATGGAATTCTTGTAACCAATGCTTATGCGAATATTATTCGCAATAATGTCATTTCCGATAATGGATCTAGCGAAAGTTTTGGCGGCGGTCTGGTATTGGACAATGCACACAATCATATCATAACGGGCAATTTCATAGGCCTCAATGCTTCAGGTACAGCCGCAATACCGAATCGAATTGGAGGAGGTGGCGGTTCGGGTCTTCTCCTTGACAACGGATCTTCCTTCAACCAAATCGGCGACGGAACAGTGGCGGGCCGCAATGTGATCGGCGATAACGGCTCGGGAGGCGATGCGGCCGATAACATTGATGTTGTCAGCGGTTCCAACCATAATACTTTCGCCGGTAATTATGTCGGGACGGACATAACAGGAGCGGTTGGATTGGCCAGCACTGCGCGGGTTGGATTTTATTTCGTCAATTCCTACCGCAATCAAATCGGTGTGCCCGGCGTCGATGGGGGCAATGTGATTGCCGGACACGCTTCCGGGCCTGGTATAGAATTTTATGATGCCGATAGCAATGAAGTGCGTAATAACAAAATCGGTCTGGCATTCGACGGATCGGCGCTTGGAAATGATATTGGCATCAATATAATCGGCGGCTCTTCGCACAATAAGATAGGTGGAAACGGCGCCGGCGACCGGAATGTTATTTCATCCAATAATTCGCAAGGTATTTCTATTTCTGATATAGGTTCCGATAGCAATTATATCCTGGGTAATTTTGTGGGTGTCGATCCGGTTGGAACAGCCGATTTTGGCAATTCCCTTGGAATTTTAATTGGCAGTGGGGCAACCGGCAATTTTATCGGTGATGGTCAGCCCGGCGGCAGAAATATTATTTCCGGCAGTGCTCAGGAAGGTGTTTTAATCAATGGCGCTGACGGCAATTTTGTTTATGGTAATTTTATAGGGACGGACATAACCGGTACTGTTGCAATTCAGAATAATAACGGCGTCATGGTTCAAAACGGTAACCGCAACATTATCGGCGATGAAGGTCCAAACCGGGGCAATTTAATTTCCGGTAATAATTTCTTCGGTGCGCTGGTGTATGCGGTGTTTGCCGATGCCCGCGATAATGTTGTTCGTGGCAATAAAATCGGAACGCAGATGGACGGCATTTCGCCTTTACCTAACGGTATTCATGGTATTCGCGTTTATGCCAATTCCGGTAATGCCACCAATGATTCGATCATTGCTAATACCATTGCATTCAATACGTCTTTCGGAATTGAAATCGAGGGTAACGGCCCGAAAGCGGACAGTAATATTGTTTTCAAGAATTCAATTTTTAATAACGCTTCCGGCGGAATCAATCATGTCGCGACGGCGCAAGGATTTGTCTGGGATCCTGTGATTACGACGATTGATATTGATTCAACCGTTCACGGCATTGCGGCATCGAACGCGCTGGTTCATTTGTATGCTGATGCCGGCAATCAGGGACAATTTTATTTGGATACCGTCCGTGCGAGCGGTTCCGGTAATTGGGCAAGAAAAGTTCCGCTGTTTGCAGGATATAATCTGACGGCATTGCAAGACAGCGCGCATAACACGTCCCGGTTCTCAGCGCCTCTGGCAGCAATCGTACTTAATCCATTATTGGTAACATCGCTGGCCGATGACAGTACAATTGGAAGTTTACGTTATGCGATCGGATACGCTAATTCGAATTCAGCTCCGGATACGATCCGTTTTGCGGCGGCGTTTACGACGGGTGACACGATCTATGTGGACAAACCTTTACCGAACGTAACTGACTCGCTGACGATGATTGATGGCGGCCCGATCAAAATGAATATTGCCGCATCCGGTTCTTTCACCGGATTTTCAATCATGTCCTTACGGGCTCCGAAGATAACGTTACATAACTTGACATTCGATGGACGTGGAATCGCACAGCGTGCGATGTTTTTTGATAATGCCGGACTCGGTGCGTATTTTGGTATTCTTGAGAATTCACGCGTTATAAACTTTACTACGGTTGGCGTGCAAGGCGATATTTCATGGGTTACTATTCAGAATAACTGGATTGCGGTTAACGGTTTGGCCGGAATTGCGCCAGGGCCATTCTGGGTTGTCCGCGGTAATATGATCGGAACAGACGAGACTGGCAATGCCGACTACGGAGTGCAGCAAATTGGTGTTGCGCTGACCGCTTATCCGGGAACGCGCGTCGGTGGTGCCAATGTTATCGACCGGAATATTATTTCCGGTAATGACAGCGCCGGTATTTTGATCGATAATTCGCAGTTCAATATGATCGAAGGTAATTATATCGGTACTAACGTGAGTGGTAACGCCGCGATAGCTAACGAAACCGGTATTCGCGTATTGAACAATTCACATCATACTCAGATCGGTTCGCCGATAGCCGGCGGCGGCAACGTGATCGCCGGTAATTTGACGTACGGTATTTATTTTCAAAATTCCGATACCTGCAGTGTGCAGAATAATTTCGTCGGTATCAACGCTGCCGGCAATACGGCACTTGGTAATTTGCAGGACGGTATTGGTATTTCCAATTCACGGCAAACTAAAATCGGCGGGGCTTTACCTTTTGATCGTAATATTATTTCCGGTAATGCCGACGAAGGTATTGAATTAGCTGGCGATAATAATTTCATCGTTGGTAATTATATTGGTACTGATGCGGCCGGTAATGCGGCAATTGCCAATGTCAGCGGCGTTGGCGTTTTCGGCAAATTTAATAAAATTGGCGACGGTACGGCATCAGGCATCAATGTCATTTCCGGTAATTCATTAACCGGGATTTACTTCCAAAATGCCGACTCCAATTTAATGTCAGGAAATTTTGTTGGCGTCGCCGCCGATGGCGTAACGCCATTAGCCAATCTTGCTGGCGGAGTTTCAATCGATGTCAATTCTGACCGCAACACTATCGGGGATACAGTTTCGAACGTTTTTACCAATGTGATTTCATCCAACGTCGGTTCAGGAATCAGTGTCAGTGGTCGTAAGAATATTGTAGCCGGTAATTTTATCGGAACGGATTCCAACGCCGTATTAAACCTCGGTAATACCGGTGAAGGAGTGTTCGTACTTAACGGTTCATCGGTCGATACGATCGGTTTAAATGTTATTGCGCATAATGGCGCCAACGGTTTACGTTACGATGGCGGCGCAACGGATAGTAACTGGACGTACGCCAATTCCATTTTCAATAATACATTATCCGGAATAGCTATAACCAGCGGCGCTCAGCAAGGTATTGCAAAACCTGTTATCTTAAATCTTGCACAAGATTCAATTTTATCCGGCCTTGCCGCGCCCAATGCAATGATCTATGTTTTTGCCGATTCGTCGGATGAAGGAAAACTTTTTATTGATACGACACGAGCGAACGCTGCAGGTCAATGGTTCAAAAAAGTCAATCTTGGTGCATTACCTATAGGATTGGACTCTTTGACGGTTCTGCAAGATAGCAGTCAAAACTCATCCGAATTTTCTCTGCCTATTTCGACAATCATTTTGGATCCGTTGCTTGTTACGAATACAAATGATGCGGGCACAGGGTCTTTGCGTGATGCGATCACGTATGCCAATTCCAATGCCGGTGCAGACACCATTCGTTTTGCGCTTCCGCTTATCGGCCAGACCATTACCATTATTTCAACTTTAAATGTCACCGATGATTCGACCGTGATTGACGGGGATATTGACGGCGATAACATACCAAGCATTACTATTGCAGCCAGCGTACCGGGATTTCACGGAATTCAATTATCCAGCCAAAGAAATACGATCAAACATTTGAATATGGTCGGCTTTGGTAATACGAATATTGCTGCGATTCTGGCGGTTGCAAGCTCGTACAATCGTATTATCGGCAATCGCATCGGAACGAATCTTGCCGGTACAGCCGCCGGTGCGCCTAATTTTATTGGAATTTGGCTTCACATCGGTTCTAAATATAATACGATCGGCGATACGCTCGCGTCGGGACGAAATATCATTTCCGGAAATGCACGGCCGATTGCCATAACCTTCAATTCTGACAGTAATTTAATTATTGGTAATTATATCGGTACGGATGTGACGGGTCTGAGTCCTATCGGTAATACCGATTGGGGGATTGAATTAACCAGTACTGTCAAGCATAACCGAATTGGCAATGGAAAAGCAAACGGTCGAAATATTATCAGCGCGAATACATCCCAGGGAATTTTGATCGGTTCTAATTCCGATAGCAATGCCGTGATCGGAAATTACATTGGTGTGGCGGCTGACGGCGCAACGGCGATGTCTAATTCGGTAGGTATCGGCGTCATGCAAGGTTCACGCGGCAATCGAATTGGCGACGGTACGGTCGGCGGACGGAATATTATTTCAGGAAATTCAAGCAACGGTATTTCCCTACTTGTTGATGCTGCTCAAACGATTATCGATGGAAATTTTATCGGCTTAAGTACAACGGGCTTACCAGTGGGAAATGGTTTCCGCGGAGTTGAATTAAGCAGCAATGCTTCCGGCGATTCGGTAACTAATAATACCATTGCCTACAATGGCGCTGAAGGCGTGATCATCGATGGCGCCACAACCGACAGTAATATCGTTTTCAAAAACTCTATTTTCAATAATGGTGGAGCCGGCGTATCAGTAATTAATGGAGGCCAGCAAGGGATAGTTCCCCCGGTGATTACAAATGTGTTTTACGATTCGACAGTTGTCGGTACGGGAGCGCCTAATGGGCTTATTCATCTTTATGCCGATACGACCAATGAAGGCAAAGTATTTCTGGATTCGATTCGGGCTGACGGCGCCGGTAACTGGTCGAAAAAAGTTACGATCTTTGCAGGTATGAATATTACGGCATTACAAAATGTCGGACTCAATACATCGGCATTTTCGAATGCATTTCAACCGATCGTCGGTACGATTGGTTTAACGCCGGGGAGCTTGAGCTTCGGCAATGTTGCGGTCGGCGACAGCGTAACGCAAATTGTTAAAATTTTTGCGGCGACCGGCGGCATGATTGTCAGCGGAGCTTCGCTTGATTTAGGGGCGCAGTATTCGATCAGCGGCTTCGTCATTCCGGATACACTTTTTAGCGGCGATACAATGATCGTTAATGTCAAATTCAAACCAACGGTGTTTAGTCCGACAAGCGATACCCTGCGTCTGGTGAATAATTCAGGCCTAAATCCTTTGAAGATTGCATTGAATGGCACGGGCGTCAGCGGTTCGCTGACTGCATCCGTGAGCCCGATGAATTTCAGTAATGTTGTGTGGGGAGATAGTGTACAACAAAGCGTAAAAATTTATTCCAATGGCGGAGCCGTTTCGATTTCCGGAATAAGTTTAAAAACTAACAATCAATTCAGAATAGACTCGACCTTAGGTCCGCCGACACTGTTTACCGGCGACACTGCGGTAGTATTTGTTACTTACAAACCCAATGGATTCACGACCCATATCGATACAATTCTTGTAGCCAATAATTCCGGTGTTAATCCATTAAAGATCGGAATGTCGGGTACCGGAGCGGGTGGTGTATTGGCAACGTTAACACCGAATGTGTATTTCGGTACCGTACCGGTTTTGGACAGTGCCAAAATGCAAATCCATTTGTTTGTTCCGCATGGTTACGTTCAGGTCAATAGTGCTGCTTTAAAAACCGGCTCCCATTTCCAATTGGTTCCGCTCGGTACAATTCCTGCCGTTCTCGGGCCAGGCGATACGCTAAAATTTGAATCAAAATTTTTGCCCGGCGTTGTTGCTGCGCTCTTTGATTCGGTAATCGTCAACAGCAATTCATTGAGCGCTTTCAGTGTTCGTCTTGATGGCAATAGTATCGTTCCGCAAGTCACGCCGATTCGTGATACGCTGTATGTCATTGAAGATGCCAAAGTCATGGAACAACAGCCAACGACCAATTTTGGTTCGGCAGGTGATATTTATGTTTACGGATCAAATGCTAACGGAGCGGGCAATTATCCTAACGACCAATCGAAAGCGTATGTCAAATTCAATCTTGCTTCGCTGCCGGCCAGCGCTGACATCCTCTCGGCTACATTGAAAGTTTCTTCACCTAACGGGTTTGCCTACAATTACGATCCGTACCATTATGCATTTTTTGTCACCAACGATGCATGGACCGAAGGAAGCATTACATGGAATACACGGCCGGCGCAAGGAACTTTGCTTGGGCAATGGTTTGCATGGGCTAATGGCTTCAACAGTTGGACCTATACGCTTACGAGCGATCCACTGCGCACGCAAGTCGCTGCAGAAAGAGCCGGCGACGGTATTCTGTCAATGGCGATTTCAAATGAAACCGGTGCATATTACCATTATTACTATTCCAAAGAAGGAACGCCGAACCAGAATCTCTGGACCCAATTAATCGTCGATTATTTGCCGTCGACGCTGGCAACCTTAACGCCGATTCAGAATATGGGCTCGGTGCAACTCGGCGATAGCACTACAGCAGTTTTGAAAGTTTTTGCGACAGCGGGAACGGTAACGATCAACGCGGTCAACTTGCAAAATGGCGGCGATTACTCGCTCAATGTTGGAGGCGGATTACCGCAGGTGTTGAATCTTAATGACACGATGTACGTGACGGTTAAATTCAAGCCAACAACTTTTGGAGCGATCAACGACGTCGTTGATATTGTCAATACGACCGGTGTCAATCCTTTCCAAATCACGCTGAATGGTACTGGTGTCGTCGGTACGCTTGCATCCAATATCTCGTCAATCAATTATGGCAACGTACTGGTCGGTGACAGCGTTACACAAAATGTTAAATTTTACACGACATTAGGCGCTGTGGCGATCAGCGATACGGCATTCAATTTTGGAACGCATTTTAGCGTGGCCGGTCCGTTGACTTTACCGGATACGCTTTTTGCGGGAGATACGCTGACCGTTCCTGTGAAATTCCGTCCGCGAAATTTTGGAGCTCTGACCGATACGTTGCGTGTGACCAACAACTCGGCAGCGAGTCTCATGAAAATCGCGCTCAACGGAACTGGTCTTGCCGGAACGTTGGCAACGTTGACTCCAAACGTTAATTTCGGAAGCGTGCAGATCGGCGACAGCCTAACGCAGGCGGTTAAAATTTATCCTGCTACCGGAGGCGTTTTAGTGAGCAGCGCCAATTTCAAATTTGGTACACAATTCAATATTGGTAATGCGTTATCATTACCGCGGATATTATATCCCGGCGATACGTTGTTTGTCGACGTTGAATTTAAGCCAACGCTGACGGACACTTTGCGCGATACGATTAGTATTGCCAATAATTCAATAACCAATCCTTTCAGAATCAACCTTGTTGCACGAGGCGCTGTAGGACCTATTATCGCATCGCAAACTTCGATCAATTTTGGCGGTATTCATATTGGCGACAGTCTTGTTACTATCGTCAAACTTTATCCGTCAACCATTGGATTATTGATTAATAGTGCCTCGATGGATTTTGGCAGTCAATTTAGTCTCAATTCAACGCCAACTTTGCCGAATGCGTTTACGATCGGCGACACTTTATTTATGGCGGTGAAATTCAAACCGAATAACTTCGGTGCGTTTACAGACACGATTCGTGTCAGCAGCAATGCATTGATCAGTCCGTTATCGATTGTGCTTAACGGTACCGGTTTGATTGGAACATTGGCAACAACCAGCACTTCTGTCAATTTCGGTGTTGTGCAAATCGGCGATAGTGTGCAGCAAGTTATTAAATTCTACACAACTATCGGCGCCGTTAATGTGGATAGTATCAAATTGGATGTGAATGGCGATTTTAAAATCGTCGGTATTACGCCCGGTATTCCGTCTATACTCAAACAAACCGACACGCTGCAGGCAACGGTGAAATTTAAACCTTCGGTGTTGTCGACGCGTACGGATTCGATGCGATTATTTAATAATTCAGGAACCAATCCATTCAGACTGTTCCTGAGCGGCGTTGGTAATTCCGGTACTCTTGCGACATTACCGTCCAGCGTTAATTTCAATAACGTATTTGTTGGCGACAGCGCTCAACAGACCGTTAAAGTATTTTCAGCCAGCGGCAATATAACCGTCAGCGCAGTGTCGCTCGAATCCGGAACGGATTATCAGGTTGTATCCGTCTCCAGCGGATTGCCGCATGCGTTGCCATTGGGCGATACGTTGCTAGTCGTGGTCAAATTCAAACCGAAGAATTTCGGAAGCCGGAGCGACCGATTAGTTTTGAATAATAATTCGTTATTGAATCCTGTGAAAATTAATCTGAGCGGAACGGGAACCGGCGGCACGCTTGCATTTACGCCGGCTGCGATCAATTTCGGCAATGTGCTCGTCACCGACAGCGCCGTTCAAACGGTCAAGCTATTCACAACGGCAGGCAGTGCCATTGTCAGCTCAGGGCTGCTAGACATAGGCAATGACTTCACAATCCAATCAGTTTCTGGATTACCGGATACGATCGCTACCGGTGATACCATTGTGGCTGTTATTAAATTCAAACCCACGGTTTTTGGTGCGTTGTCCGATACGATCCGCGTCAGCAATAATTCTACCGTTGATCCGCTCAAGCTGGCACTGACAGGCGCCGGTCAGGCGGGAACACTGGCATCGCTGCAATCCGGTGTTGATTTTGGTTCAGTGATGATTGGCGACAGCGCTGCTATGCAAATGAAATTCTATGCGGCGACCGGTCAGGTCGTTATTGATAGTGTGAATTTGCGCTATTATGATGATTTGAAATTAGTGAATTCAGGCTTGCCTATAGTTCTGACGGCCAATACGACCGATACTTTATTGGTAAACGTTAAATTCATTCCGGCGAACTACGGTAACAAACTGGATACGTTGCAAATTTGGAATAATGCGGCCGTCAATCCGTTTGCTTTGCGTTTGGACGCATTTGCGGATACGAATGCATTTCCAACTGCATTCAGGCTTAAACCGGTTGACAATGATAATATCTCCGGCAGCCGCACGCCAGCGCTGACATGGGAAGGCCGTGGTGACGACGATGGCGATGCATTAAACTATACGATACAAATTGCAACGGCCAACGATTTTCTGTCGATCGTACAATCGCTCAATGCCGTTGACTCGATGATAACCGTGCCTTCGCCATTGGATAGTGCCGGAAGTTACTTCTGGCGCGTCATTGCGAGCGATGGGTTAAGCGAAACATACAGCGATACAGGATTTTTCCGGATCGATGCAGCGCAGCCGGAAATGATCATCGCCGTTCTGACCAGCACTGTGCTGAAAAACGCGATCTCAATCTATGCGCAAAGTAATGAAGATCTTGATTCCATTGCCGGTGCTTACGGGATGCACAATACATCCGGCGCTTTGACCGATAGTGCGGCGTTAACGTTGACGGCCGTTGCGGGACAATCCGGAGTATATGCAATGCCATTTGTGCTGCCATCCAGCGGTTCGTTATTCCTCACCGTCACGGGTTATGACTATGGCGGTAACCAGACCACTATTTCCCGCAGTTATAATGCGATCATTACAACGGCCAGCGCTGCCGTCGCACTGACTACACGCGATGGCGCTGTTACGCTCAACGGTGCGAAGGGAAGTTTGGCTAATGACGGATTTATTTTATTGAGTCAACAACCAAAACAGAAGCCGAGTCAATTAAGAAAATCGATAGAAACTAACGCATGGACAGAGGTTGGAGAACGTATTGATCTTATCAGTACTGTCGAACTTAAAAAAGACAAGTATCTTCAACTGACGGTCCGTTATTCTGGCGACGCACTCCAGTCCCTGAAATCGCGAATCGATGATTTCGATGAACGTAAAATTGGTTTGTATTTCAGAGATAACGGCGAATGGAGTTATCTTGGTGGAGAAGGCGCTGAAGGCCAGATCACGGCTAAATTGGATAAATTTGGCGAATTAGCGATGTTCTATAATCCTGAACACGTGTTCTTGCCTAAGAAAATCGAGCTTTCGCAGAACTATCCGAATCCATTCAATCCGTCGACAACGATCCGGTTTGGATTGCCGGATGAAGGCAAAGTTAAATTGACCGTCTATAATATTCTTGGTCAAAAAGTGAAGGAGCTTCTGAGCGAGTCACGCAATGCCGGTTATCACGAAGTTCGCTGGGACGGTAAAAATGAAATCGGACAGCAGGTGGCAACAGGAGTATACATCTACCGCTTGGAGACGCCTAAAGAAATCGTTGCGAAGAAGATGCTCCTGGTGAAGTAAAAAATTAGAAATTAATTTTAAATAGATGAAGTGGGAGAAAACATGAGACGTGTCGCAAAATATCTGAGTGTCGGATTAATTGTGATTTTATGCGGTTGCGGAGATGATGTTCCGATCGATTCGGCATGGCAATTATTTCGGGACAAGGATTATGTCTCTGCGCATGCAGCGTTTAGTGCATTGACGGGAAGTACCAATGAAGCTTACGTCGGATTAGGTTGGACGACCTTAATGATGAGTATTGATTCTGTCGACGCATCGGACGGTTATTTCCAGGCCATCGAAGCGGATTCCAGTCTGGATGGATATGCCGGTTGGGCGATTGTAAGTTGGAGCAGGGGCGATTATGCCAATGGTATCGAGCGTGCGAAATTTGTAATTCGCCATGCACCAAGCTATGTGTTCAATCATGATAAAACAATTACCTATCTGGACATTCTATATCAT
Encoded proteins:
- a CDS encoding choice-of-anchor D domain-containing protein; translated protein: MREAINYANGNSGPDTIRFAIPAQSTINISGALPALTDSYTVIDGHTDLDNIPDIQIAGAAGVDGLIINSSHNVITGLIWSGFEFFNPIQGIAITISSINAHHNRIIGNYIGTDIAGVAAYANRQGVFIDNGAHHNVIGDGTISGRNVISGNVFYGIVMSGIGTDSNVVLGNFIGTDATGISSLGNSEGIFILFGPQGNQIGNGTLSGRNLISGNVSTGIHIEEASNNHVLGNFIGLNLNGDPLGNYVGIGLYSGAKNNRVGDGTAGGRNIISNNSWEGVAISSSGSSSDGNLILGNFIGTDTLGTSAMPNNGNAVSITGGDGGTAHYNFVGDGTVSGRNIISGNAGRGIEINTDSNTVFGNYIGVDVTGNSAMGNTGHGILVTNAYANIIRNNVISDNGSSESFGGGLVLDNAHNHIITGNFIGLNASGTAAIPNRIGGGGGSGLLLDNGSSFNQIGDGTVAGRNVIGDNGSGGDAADNIDVVSGSNHNTFAGNYVGTDITGAVGLASTARVGFYFVNSYRNQIGVPGVDGGNVIAGHASGPGIEFYDADSNEVRNNKIGLAFDGSALGNDIGINIIGGSSHNKIGGNGAGDRNVISSNNSQGISISDIGSDSNYILGNFVGVDPVGTADFGNSLGILIGSGATGNFIGDGQPGGRNIISGSAQEGVLINGADGNFVYGNFIGTDITGTVAIQNNNGVMVQNGNRNIIGDEGPNRGNLISGNNFFGALVYAVFADARDNVVRGNKIGTQMDGISPLPNGIHGIRVYANSGNATNDSIIANTIAFNTSFGIEIEGNGPKADSNIVFKNSIFNNASGGINHVATAQGFVWDPVITTIDIDSTVHGIAASNALVHLYADAGNQGQFYLDTVRASGSGNWARKVPLFAGYNLTALQDSAHNTSRFSAPLAAIVLNPLLVTSLADDSTIGSLRYAIGYANSNSAPDTIRFAAAFTTGDTIYVDKPLPNVTDSLTMIDGGPIKMNIAASGSFTGFSIMSLRAPKITLHNLTFDGRGIAQRAMFFDNAGLGAYFGILENSRVINFTTVGVQGDISWVTIQNNWIAVNGLAGIAPGPFWVVRGNMIGTDETGNADYGVQQIGVALTAYPGTRVGGANVIDRNIISGNDSAGILIDNSQFNMIEGNYIGTNVSGNAAIANETGIRVLNNSHHTQIGSPIAGGGNVIAGNLTYGIYFQNSDTCSVQNNFVGINAAGNTALGNLQDGIGISNSRQTKIGGALPFDRNIISGNADEGIELAGDNNFIVGNYIGTDAAGNAAIANVSGVGVFGKFNKIGDGTASGINVISGNSLTGIYFQNADSNLMSGNFVGVAADGVTPLANLAGGVSIDVNSDRNTIGDTVSNVFTNVISSNVGSGISVSGRKNIVAGNFIGTDSNAVLNLGNTGEGVFVLNGSSVDTIGLNVIAHNGANGLRYDGGATDSNWTYANSIFNNTLSGIAITSGAQQGIAKPVILNLAQDSILSGLAAPNAMIYVFADSSDEGKLFIDTTRANAAGQWFKKVNLGALPIGLDSLTVLQDSSQNSSEFSLPISTIILDPLLVTNTNDAGTGSLRDAITYANSNAGADTIRFALPLIGQTITIISTLNVTDDSTVIDGDIDGDNIPSITIAASVPGFHGIQLSSQRNTIKHLNMVGFGNTNIAAILAVASSYNRIIGNRIGTNLAGTAAGAPNFIGIWLHIGSKYNTIGDTLASGRNIISGNARPIAITFNSDSNLIIGNYIGTDVTGLSPIGNTDWGIELTSTVKHNRIGNGKANGRNIISANTSQGILIGSNSDSNAVIGNYIGVAADGATAMSNSVGIGVMQGSRGNRIGDGTVGGRNIISGNSSNGISLLVDAAQTIIDGNFIGLSTTGLPVGNGFRGVELSSNASGDSVTNNTIAYNGAEGVIIDGATTDSNIVFKNSIFNNGGAGVSVINGGQQGIVPPVITNVFYDSTVVGTGAPNGLIHLYADTTNEGKVFLDSIRADGAGNWSKKVTIFAGMNITALQNVGLNTSAFSNAFQPIVGTIGLTPGSLSFGNVAVGDSVTQIVKIFAATGGMIVSGASLDLGAQYSISGFVIPDTLFSGDTMIVNVKFKPTVFSPTSDTLRLVNNSGLNPLKIALNGTGVSGSLTASVSPMNFSNVVWGDSVQQSVKIYSNGGAVSISGISLKTNNQFRIDSTLGPPTLFTGDTAVVFVTYKPNGFTTHIDTILVANNSGVNPLKIGMSGTGAGGVLATLTPNVYFGTVPVLDSAKMQIHLFVPHGYVQVNSAALKTGSHFQLVPLGTIPAVLGPGDTLKFESKFLPGVVAALFDSVIVNSNSLSAFSVRLDGNSIVPQVTPIRDTLYVIEDAKVMEQQPTTNFGSAGDIYVYGSNANGAGNYPNDQSKAYVKFNLASLPASADILSATLKVSSPNGFAYNYDPYHYAFFVTNDAWTEGSITWNTRPAQGTLLGQWFAWANGFNSWTYTLTSDPLRTQVAAERAGDGILSMAISNETGAYYHYYYSKEGTPNQNLWTQLIVDYLPSTLATLTPIQNMGSVQLGDSTTAVLKVFATAGTVTINAVNLQNGGDYSLNVGGGLPQVLNLNDTMYVTVKFKPTTFGAINDVVDIVNTTGVNPFQITLNGTGVVGTLASNISSINYGNVLVGDSVTQNVKFYTTLGAVAISDTAFNFGTHFSVAGPLTLPDTLFAGDTLTVPVKFRPRNFGALTDTLRVTNNSAASLMKIALNGTGLAGTLATLTPNVNFGSVQIGDSLTQAVKIYPATGGVLVSSANFKFGTQFNIGNALSLPRILYPGDTLFVDVEFKPTLTDTLRDTISIANNSITNPFRINLVARGAVGPIIASQTSINFGGIHIGDSLVTIVKLYPSTIGLLINSASMDFGSQFSLNSTPTLPNAFTIGDTLFMAVKFKPNNFGAFTDTIRVSSNALISPLSIVLNGTGLIGTLATTSTSVNFGVVQIGDSVQQVIKFYTTIGAVNVDSIKLDVNGDFKIVGITPGIPSILKQTDTLQATVKFKPSVLSTRTDSMRLFNNSGTNPFRLFLSGVGNSGTLATLPSSVNFNNVFVGDSAQQTVKVFSASGNITVSAVSLESGTDYQVVSVSSGLPHALPLGDTLLVVVKFKPKNFGSRSDRLVLNNNSLLNPVKINLSGTGTGGTLAFTPAAINFGNVLVTDSAVQTVKLFTTAGSAIVSSGLLDIGNDFTIQSVSGLPDTIATGDTIVAVIKFKPTVFGALSDTIRVSNNSTVDPLKLALTGAGQAGTLASLQSGVDFGSVMIGDSAAMQMKFYAATGQVVIDSVNLRYYDDLKLVNSGLPIVLTANTTDTLLVNVKFIPANYGNKLDTLQIWNNAAVNPFALRLDAFADTNAFPTAFRLKPVDNDNISGSRTPALTWEGRGDDDGDALNYTIQIATANDFLSIVQSLNAVDSMITVPSPLDSAGSYFWRVIASDGLSETYSDTGFFRIDAAQPEMIIAVLTSTVLKNAISIYAQSNEDLDSIAGAYGMHNTSGALTDSAALTLTAVAGQSGVYAMPFVLPSSGSLFLTVTGYDYGGNQTTISRSYNAIITTASAAVALTTRDGAVTLNGAKGSLANDGFILLSQQPKQKPSQLRKSIETNAWTEVGERIDLISTVELKKDKYLQLTVRYSGDALQSLKSRIDDFDERKIGLYFRDNGEWSYLGGEGAEGQITAKLDKFGELAMFYNPEHVFLPKKIELSQNYPNPFNPSTTIRFGLPDEGKVKLTVYNILGQKVKELLSESRNAGYHEVRWDGKNEIGQQVATGVYIYRLETPKEIVAKKMLLVK